The genome window GTCGGCAACGTTACGGGCGATGTCATTTTGGACGGCAAAAATGTCATCGAACGGTGCAAGGTAGGCGTTCGACCAGACATTCGTTTCATTTTGCAGATTGATAATTTGAATATTAATGTGAATTTGCGAATCCGTTGTTCGCACACTTCCTGTAACAATGTGGGATACATTCAGGCGTCGGGCAATTTCCGGCAAATCATGTGTTTTTTGGCGAAACCGGTCGCTGGATGGTTTGGCAATAACTTCCAGATTATCCAGCGGGGAAATCCGCGAGATGATGGCTTCGGTGATACCATCGGCAAAATATGCGTCGCTGCCGCCTGCGTCCGGGGTTTCGAACGGTAACACCGCCAGGCGAATGGGTTGTTCCGGCGGCGGTTGGGAATCGCGATTCAACTGAAAGACAAACAACCATGCAATAGCGATGATAAATCCAAATAAAAACAAACGTTTACGTTTTTGATGAGCTGTGTCCGCTACTGTCTTTTTCGTTATTGGGGCAACCACTGTTTGTTGCGAAAACGCTCGTAAATCAGCCAAAATTTCAGATGTTTTTTGGTAGCGTTCCGCCGGTGAACGACGGGTTGCTTTTTGGACAATCTGTAAAAGTGCTGCAGGAATGTCGGGTATCTTTTCCTGCAAACTTGCCGGTTCATCGTTCAAAATACTGTAAAAAAGTGCAGAATCCACATCGCCGGAAAACGGTATATCGCCGCAAAGCATTTCATACAAAACAATACCGAACGACCAGATGTCGCTGCGTTCGTCGGCGGGATCGCCGCGCAACTGTTCCGGCGAGACATACCGAAGTGTGCCCAACGCCAGGAAATCGTGCGTGACGGCCGAACCCCGGATCTTCGCCAGCCCGAAGTCCAGTATTTTTATAACATTTTCAGGTGTCACCCAAATATTTTCCGGTTTTATATCGCGGTGAATAATGCCGCGTTCATGTGCTACCTCTAATCCTTCGGCAATCTGGATTGCCAATTTTACAATATCATCATAATTTGCAGTTAATTGTTGGCTGTCAATTTTTGTTCGCAGGCTGTCGCCTTCGTAATAATTCATCACGATGAACAGTTGCCCGTCTTCGGTTTCATCAATTTCGTGAATGGTGCAAATGTTGGGATGATCCAGTGCGGAAGCAGCTTTGGCTTCCTGAACAAACCGGTCGATGTGCTCTTGTTCATCGCTCAAATATCGGGGCAGGAATTTGATGGCAACAGGTCGGGAGAGTTTTTCATCGATGCCTTTATAAACGATTCCCATACCGCCCTGACCAATTTTTTCAATGATCCGGTAATGGGAAATCGTTTGTTCGAAACGCCGGCTCTTCATATACTTCTCCCCGTTTGAGTGAGAACGTATATTCCGATCTATCTTAACTTACATTATTGGCATCGATAACCTCCGTTAAATTACGATATGTTCAACCAAAAGGAAACCTTTTCCTGAAATCCTGACCTTCTTCAAGCTACATTGTTTTATAAACCGGAGTAACAGCCCGCATCGCATAAAGAATGTTTATTACATTGTTTTTTTTACGGCGTTACAGAAAACCCGATGCTTAAATGCCGGAAATGACCCTTTTCTTCCGGATTAAACAGATAGCCTATTTCCGGTCGAATCGCAAATTTCCCCAAATCGGGACCAACTGCCGCGCCGATATTAAATGCAATCAATATTTCTCCGTTTTCTCGCGCAATAGGAATTAACACTTTTGAATTGACATACAAATCAAACTGGCGGTTTTCCAACACATTCATCAGTAACGTCGGGTGAATTTCATATGTTTCAGAGATATCGACATCTTCTCCAAACGCCATTCCTATCGGGCAATAAAACGCAATGCGGTTGGGTAAAATCGCGTATTTTGGCCCCAAACCAATCACGTTTAACCCAAAATCTTCTTCTTGAATTCTTTCGTAGCGAAAACGCAAGTTAGCTTTATCGGAAGAGCCGTGGGCAATTTGTAACCCATAATGGTTTTGCACATGCCCTGACTCTCCGTCTTCCGAAAATGATATTGATGAATAACTTGGCGTAATTTCAACTTTATCTTTTTCGACCATGCGGGCGCTTTGCAGATCGGAAAAAACCGGTGCGCAATTCAATAGCGTCAGCAGAAGTGCGCCAATCATCAGTGCCGGGAAAACATTGCTTCGCAAATGATTGCGAAAAACGTTTTTGTGTAAATTGACTGTTGATGGTTTCATGACTCACCTCCGGGTAATTTTTTTATTCTTTCCCGCTCAACCAATTGCAGCATCGATTGAGCGGGGGAAAACTGCCATTTATGAATATGATTCCATCAATGGCGTTTATACGGAATCGCCAGTTTGACAGCCACTCCGGCATGATCCGATGGCCACATTTTTGAACGGGTTCGTTCCCGGTATTCATCGCCGATCACCCGGGATTTGATGAGCAGCTCACCGTTGGATTGCATTTCGGGACGGAAAAATACCAGATCAATCCTTTCGGCAAGATGAATATCCGTGTTTCGCAAATCCGGGTCATGCGGCGCGGTAAACCCATCCGGATTTTGGTGATTCCAGCCGTGATTGAGCGGCCACGTTTCTACAAAATCATTTTCCGAAATAAACTGATATGTCGCTTCATCGAGAGCCGCATTACTGTTGAAATCGCCAACCAGAATGACCGGTTTGGTTTCGGTTTGGAGATAACCGATCAATTCACTCGCCTGGGCAAGTTGAATGGGATCGTAATCGGATTCCAGATGTGTACTGACAAAGCGATAATCATTACCGCAAATTTTGGCGTCCACAGCAACATAGCCGCGCAAAATGTCGATGCCGAATGTCGAAATCGGCAGCCGCGCATTGTAATTTGCCGTAACAACATTTGAGTATTCCACACCGTTGCGGACCAGCACTACGTCGTAATCGATCAGCCGGACATCGTCAAATGCCAACGGATCAACGCTTACTAACATTGGCACCTCCACATCGGTGTTTTGAATGATGCCTGCCATCGAATAATGTTGCCGATGATGATGCAGCGCTGCCATAAAAATCTCCAGAAAATCCTGATACACATCCGTTGCCTGCACCGGATTGCCCAGATGGGCATCGCCCGGCGATTGCAGCAAAATTTTGGAAATCTCCTGTAATCCGATGAGATGCGGTTTTTTCCGGGCGATTTCTTTTGCCATAAAATCTGCCCGTTCGGCGAAATTGGTTTGCTGCAACAACGCGAACGCTTCCGCAACCAGTACGGGAATCTCATCCGGATTTTGCGCCGCAAGCACTTTGTCCACGTCTGTGCCGACATACACATTCCAGGTCATTACGGTTACTTTTTCATAGCGATGCCGCCGCTTTTCGAGTGCCCAATCTGCGTCGTCATCCCATTCATCAGATGCCATATTTTGTTCATCCGGGAATTTCGTTGAAACTGACGAATCCGTATCGTCACAGCTAAACAGTACCAAAAACGCACCCAAGATCATATAAAACAAAGGTTTGAGGTTCATGATAAAATCCTCCTTTGAAATAAATGTTGATGCATGATTTTATATCGCTTGTACAAGCTGGGATATTTTGCGAATCAGTTGAAAACTATCTTCCATTATGTTTGGGTAACAAATTGGCGGCATTCACCGGTTGATTATCTTTAATAATCATCTTTTCACGACTACCTGATATCGCACCTGTAACAATGCCGACAATAGCACCAATCCCCCCTAAAGCAACGCCGAGAATCAATCCTTTTTCACCGGCGCTAAACCGGAGAAAATCGCCGAATGGCTCATTACTCGGTGGATCATCGCCATCTGCATAGCCAATGAAAAATCCACCGGCAAATCCAATTGCAGCACCCGTAACGAATCCTTCCGCCACACCTTTGCCATAACTGATCAATGAAATTTCCCGAATATTCGAAATGTGACCGGAAATGTGACGGGATCCCAAAACTTCCATGCCGGGATTGAGCCAGAATACGGAATCTCTCTCGACAAAAATATGTTTAGCCCGGAATTTGTTGCCATTCAGTTTTGTTATTTCACCAGTGTTAGGATTGTTGGTGCGCTCCAATTCTTTTGCCAGATCAATCCGCGATACCATGCGGCTGTGGGTGCAGCCGCAAATCATCATCGCTATAGTCAATATGAACAATTTGAATATGTTCAAACGGATCGTTGTTAAGGTGTTCATTTCTCTTTACCTTTTTACATCGTTTGCTTTACTATTCTGTGTCATTGTAGCCAAAATCGATTTCCTGTTGCGGAGGAGATTCTTTCTTCTTCGGTGGATCATCGGTGAGGATATGGTTGTTCACGCTCCCCTTTGCTGCGCCGACAATACCACCCAAAATTGAACCTGTGAAACCAAAAAACATTGCCCCGGCAGCCGCAAAATCTGCAGAACTTGCGCCAAGCCACTCATCCCCGCCGCTGGAGAAACCGATTGATAGTCCGGCAACAAATCCGATCAATCCACCAATGCCCATGCCGTCTGCAAAGCCTTTACCCCGGCTGTTTAACCTGATTTCGTAAATATCGCGGTTATGCGCAGTTGCGGCTGATTCCGATTCTTCAACATTCCACGAAACAGAATCGCCGTGCACATCGATACTTCGGATGTTAAAGTGCTCACCGGAATTTAGCACGATTGCTCCAGTTGTATTTTTCGAGGAGCGAATTTCATTTGCCAAATCTGCACGATAGAGCATTTTCGTGTGGGTACAGCCACTCGAAATGGCAGCTAAGGCGATAGCAATGCACATGAAAACTTTGGTATGCCTGTTCATTTTTAATACCTCCATCTTGATTTCAGTATTCGATACTTCAATATTAATGCCACAGAAACAATGCGATGCCAAGTATCTGAAAATTATGAAGTTGGGTGAGATGTATTTATGAAGGCCATTTGCAAAAAAGTATGATTGATTTCAAACCTGTATAAATATGTATAACATTGTGCGGGCATTTCGCGATATTTACGCTTGACGATACCCGCAATCAGATGTATATTCTCCGGTCGAAACTTAGGATAGATGATGACGCAGAAAACAAATCCCGCAATTTCCAACAACTGGCACGGCTGGTGGTGGCATCTGCTCGACAAACGAGGTGGGATTTCTGTGCGCTAACATCAGTTGCAACAATTTTTGAGAACAATCCGTCCCGCCTCCAACACAGGCGGGATTTTTTTTATATTTTGGGCGTAACGATTCAGCGCTTTTTTATAACCGCGGAGAACGCAAAGATCGCGGAGAGAGCAGCGGATTAATTCGTTTCAGAGGAAAGCTTTATTTACCTCTGCATACTCTGCGTTCTCTGAGCCCTCTGCGGTTAATTCGGTACTTTACTTTTGGAATAAAATCGACGTCACTCGGCGAAAAAAGGACATTTTATGAACACAATTTCATTTGCG of Calditrichia bacterium contains these proteins:
- a CDS encoding protein kinase is translated as MKSRRFEQTISHYRIIEKIGQGGMGIVYKGIDEKLSRPVAIKFLPRYLSDEQEHIDRFVQEAKAASALDHPNICTIHEIDETEDGQLFIVMNYYEGDSLRTKIDSQQLTANYDDIVKLAIQIAEGLEVAHERGIIHRDIKPENIWVTPENVIKILDFGLAKIRGSAVTHDFLALGTLRYVSPEQLRGDPADERSDIWSFGIVLYEMLCGDIPFSGDVDSALFYSILNDEPASLQEKIPDIPAALLQIVQKATRRSPAERYQKTSEILADLRAFSQQTVVAPITKKTVADTAHQKRKRLFLFGFIIAIAWLFVFQLNRDSQPPPEQPIRLAVLPFETPDAGGSDAYFADGITEAIISRISPLDNLEVIAKPSSDRFRQKTHDLPEIARRLNVSHIVTGSVRTTDSQIHINIQIINLQNETNVWSNAYLAPFDDIFAVQNDIARNVADALQIRLKSAEQAQLVRKPPENMEAYTLYLKGRYNWNQRTPESLVRALEFFQQATVLDSNFALAYTGIADALALFSSTEYGVMSAAQAMPQAKAAVLRAIRLAPDLAEAHTALANIKMNYDWDIPGAEAAFRKALSLNTDYATAHHWYAILLMLKGEKAASLAEIEIARRLDPVSAVINTEVGWLLRFARKYPEAVQQFKSTIKLDPQFAVTHVNLGLTYSAMNQPDSAILEFRIAEKLSNRHPMTIALLGYAYALNGQDSLANSKLAQLEEMEKKHLYLNPFYPAVIQLGLQNTDAMFAMLEKAVAEKSGYLIYLAIDPLADPLRENNRFREIVRKIGISQQRREKT
- a CDS encoding endonuclease/exonuclease/phosphatase family protein translates to MNLKPLFYMILGAFLVLFSCDDTDSSVSTKFPDEQNMASDEWDDDADWALEKRRHRYEKVTVMTWNVYVGTDVDKVLAAQNPDEIPVLVAEAFALLQQTNFAERADFMAKEIARKKPHLIGLQEISKILLQSPGDAHLGNPVQATDVYQDFLEIFMAALHHHRQHYSMAGIIQNTDVEVPMLVSVDPLAFDDVRLIDYDVVLVRNGVEYSNVVTANYNARLPISTFGIDILRGYVAVDAKICGNDYRFVSTHLESDYDPIQLAQASELIGYLQTETKPVILVGDFNSNAALDEATYQFISENDFVETWPLNHGWNHQNPDGFTAPHDPDLRNTDIHLAERIDLVFFRPEMQSNGELLIKSRVIGDEYRERTRSKMWPSDHAGVAVKLAIPYKRH